In a single window of the Leptospira sanjuanensis genome:
- the amt gene encoding ammonium transporter, producing the protein MPKTNFDILWIILSSGLVFFMQAGFLCLESGLTRTKNSINVAIKNITDFGIATLIFYAIGFGFMFGKSADGFLGIDTFFPEFSAENPNVAVFFLFQLMFCGTAATIVSGAVAERMKFGAYIVVTAVISAIIYPVFGHWVWGKDLSHWETTTGWLGKMGFVDFAGSTAVHSVGGWVGLAAMKILGNRSGRYAEDGSIRNITGHNLPLAMLGTLILWLGWIGFNGGSTLAFTGAVPKIIVNTMFAAVSGMASSLIYGWIRLQYAEATLPLNGALAGLVAITASCHAVNSIDSVIIGFVAGILMFESRSLLDRLKIDDAVGAIPVHLTAGIWGTLAVGIFGNSEILGTGLSRSHQIFVQSIGILSCGALAFGLSYVVLSAINRFFRFRVSEQNEHKGLNYTEHRATTELIDLFLEMEYQKRTGDLSKDLSIEPFTEVGQIAERYNSVLGKIRLNIKEKEVLAKELEENLNLIQNDLSTAKKIQSGIISHKDRTLGELEVIVRYLPLSEVGGDFFDIMELRPGLTRVFLADATGHGIQAALITMAIKAIYESLKRGIYSVTEILYHLNNEFLHTFKNLNQFFTCIVLDIDTNSGNVRYASAGHIPQYLIGPEGIQKLEKTGRIIGAVSKTQYTSKDVKISPDSKLVLFTDGLVEQWNVHKEEFGEERVESLIHSLNTQSIREGIDSILSEQEKFLSGVSKQDDISVIGINWKRS; encoded by the coding sequence ATGCCTAAAACGAATTTCGACATTCTTTGGATCATTCTTTCCTCCGGACTTGTGTTCTTTATGCAAGCGGGGTTTCTTTGTCTCGAGTCCGGTTTGACAAGAACGAAGAATTCGATCAATGTCGCGATCAAAAACATCACGGACTTCGGCATCGCAACCTTGATCTTTTACGCGATCGGCTTCGGTTTTATGTTCGGCAAAAGCGCGGACGGTTTTTTAGGCATCGACACATTCTTCCCCGAGTTCTCCGCTGAAAATCCGAACGTAGCGGTCTTCTTCTTATTCCAACTTATGTTTTGCGGAACGGCGGCAACGATCGTTTCCGGCGCGGTCGCGGAACGGATGAAGTTCGGCGCGTACATCGTAGTAACCGCGGTCATATCGGCGATCATCTATCCCGTATTCGGTCATTGGGTTTGGGGAAAGGATCTCTCTCATTGGGAAACGACAACCGGTTGGTTGGGCAAGATGGGCTTTGTCGACTTTGCGGGTTCGACCGCGGTTCACAGCGTGGGCGGTTGGGTCGGACTTGCGGCGATGAAAATTCTCGGCAATCGTTCGGGAAGATATGCGGAAGACGGCTCGATCCGAAATATCACGGGACACAATCTTCCATTGGCGATGCTCGGCACGTTGATCTTATGGCTCGGTTGGATCGGCTTTAACGGTGGAAGCACATTGGCGTTCACCGGAGCGGTTCCTAAGATCATCGTCAACACTATGTTCGCAGCCGTCAGCGGTATGGCGTCCTCTTTGATTTATGGATGGATTCGTCTTCAATATGCGGAAGCCACTCTCCCCTTAAACGGCGCCCTTGCCGGATTGGTTGCGATCACCGCATCCTGTCACGCGGTCAACTCGATCGATTCCGTAATCATCGGATTTGTTGCGGGAATTCTTATGTTCGAATCCAGATCCCTTTTGGATAGGTTGAAAATCGACGACGCGGTCGGTGCGATTCCGGTTCACCTAACAGCGGGTATATGGGGAACGCTCGCGGTGGGAATTTTCGGAAATTCCGAAATTTTAGGAACGGGCTTGTCCCGCTCCCATCAGATTTTCGTTCAGTCGATCGGAATTCTTTCCTGCGGAGCCTTGGCATTCGGATTGAGCTATGTCGTTTTGAGCGCGATCAATCGTTTTTTCCGCTTTCGCGTTTCAGAACAAAACGAACACAAAGGACTCAATTATACGGAACACAGAGCTACGACCGAACTCATCGATCTTTTTTTGGAGATGGAATATCAAAAACGAACGGGAGATTTGAGCAAGGATCTTTCGATCGAACCGTTCACCGAAGTCGGACAGATCGCGGAACGATACAATTCCGTCCTCGGAAAGATCCGATTGAATATCAAGGAAAAGGAAGTTCTCGCCAAAGAACTCGAGGAAAATTTGAACCTCATCCAAAACGACCTTTCCACGGCGAAAAAAATCCAATCCGGAATCATCTCCCATAAGGATAGAACCTTAGGCGAACTCGAGGTCATCGTCCGCTATCTTCCGTTAAGCGAAGTGGGAGGCGACTTTTTCGACATCATGGAACTGCGCCCCGGTTTGACCCGCGTTTTTCTCGCGGACGCGACCGGACACGGGATACAAGCAGCCTTGATTACGATGGCGATCAAGGCCATCTACGAATCGCTCAAACGAGGAATCTACAGCGTTACGGAAATTCTATATCACCTCAACAACGAGTTCCTGCATACATTCAAAAATTTGAATCAATTCTTCACATGCATCGTTTTGGACATAGACACGAATTCGGGTAACGTGCGTTATGCGTCCGCCGGTCATATTCCTCAATATCTGATCGGACCGGAAGGAATTCAAAAACTCGAAAAGACGGGAAGAATCATCGGAGCCGTTTCGAAAACACAATACACTTCCAAGGACGTAAAAATTTCCCCCGATTCGAAACTCGTGTTGTTTACGGACGGTCTTGTGGAACAATGGAACGTGCATAAAGAGGAGTTCGGCGAGGAGCGAGTGGAAAGTCTGATTCATTCCTTAAACACGCAGTCGATTCGGGAAGGAATCGATTCGATTCTAAGCGAACAAGAAAAATTCTTGTCCGGAGTTTCCAAACAAGACGACATCTCCGTAATCGGGATCAATTGGAAACGGTCTTAA
- a CDS encoding LuxR C-terminal-related transcriptional regulator yields METKDIKIGIVENDENYKNQILKVLESVPDVEEILHWDSAESFWKDEKGKSLDIVFLDIMLPGMNGVELAAKLSERDPATSKIMLSNMNSDELIYNSLRYGAIGYILKSELKDIIEVIDTVLRGGAIITPTIAFRVLNNFKLKKVGDGVKLTNKEKQILDHMVTGKTINRVAEFLGVSKYTIQHHVKNIYKKLNVHNRAELVKKASDFGLLPISGSGLGNE; encoded by the coding sequence ATGGAAACGAAAGATATTAAGATCGGAATCGTGGAAAACGACGAGAATTACAAAAATCAAATTCTCAAAGTTTTGGAATCCGTTCCCGACGTGGAGGAAATTCTTCACTGGGACTCGGCAGAATCCTTTTGGAAGGATGAAAAAGGAAAGTCATTGGACATCGTTTTTTTGGACATCATGCTTCCCGGCATGAACGGCGTGGAACTTGCCGCAAAACTTTCGGAAAGGGACCCTGCGACGAGCAAGATCATGCTCAGCAATATGAACTCGGACGAGCTGATCTACAACTCCCTTCGCTACGGTGCGATCGGTTATATCCTCAAATCGGAACTCAAGGACATTATCGAGGTAATAGACACCGTTTTACGCGGCGGAGCCATCATCACTCCGACGATCGCGTTTCGAGTATTAAACAACTTTAAATTGAAAAAAGTAGGAGACGGAGTCAAACTTACGAATAAGGAAAAACAGATCCTGGATCATATGGTTACCGGAAAAACGATAAACCGTGTGGCGGAATTCTTGGGCGTAAGCAAATACACGATCCAACATCACGTTAAGAATATATACAAAAAATTGAATGTTCATAACAGGGCCGAATTGGTGAAAAAAGCGAGCGACTTCGGACTATTGCCTATATCCGGATCGGGGCTCGGAAACGAATAA
- a CDS encoding ATP-binding protein produces MFKAGKIRTYRSVWIFPFFLFLQTCGPLLYTEKPPLVQAGVLDLRPGWDFSSKGHLSLDGDWLFDWGRLYSDLLREEKKNSSRSDTNQAIPFYANVPDAWNNYGMEGKKFPSFGYATYRMTLLLEKPEETMAVKMLEAATAYNLYVNGERVLSSGEVGTSSESSRPLYRPAVSRPFRLEKKNEIAIEVSNFAHSKGGVWAKVILGKHSELVTLRERTIWLDLFITGGLLIGVFYHLSLFSLLRRELSHLFFALIGIVAIVRIVLTGERLLYTLFPKFDFNLGYRLELLSVYIGGFILALFIRSMFPNEFNRKILYTFGFAFSVLSLSVVATDLAVYSKTLPIFSLFVFLECIYIVYVLIRAIVNRRVGAWIGLMICILLFIIIVNDLLYANMVINTSYFISYGISIFFVAQAFIISKQFAISFYLSQKLSADLQTSNDRLISLDKLKDEFLATTSHELRTPLQGIIGIADSLKRGAAGELTPFVERQLKMIVASGQRLANLVNDIQDFSKLKHSDLNLRRIPVDIKQAADFTLELNRVNVDLSKIQLLNEIENDFPPLWADEDRLQQILQNLIGNAIKFTESGRISVSAKIVNNRYAEISVTDTGIGIPLDQQERIFEFFERINAGDSGSAGGTGLGLTISRALVSLHGGEIKVESTSGAGSRFYFTIPLAIENEHSKESKKQSRLTKFVSSTSAEDPVQSLISARNGSDSKIRILAVDDEPVNLEVIQNYLSLANMECLVVKSGFRALEILKHDSDFGAVILDVMMPRLSGLEVAKEIRKTFDSFELPILMLSAKNRDSDLISALNAGANDYLVKPFDFVQLMSRINNLLELAQGRKKRLEHENEKREAIHQVRQRINIDLHDHLGAKLIDLKFLSEELLSGKIQPDRTLIEKIHGSINQSIGMLREQMLRIEDLNLVSENFIAGVNLVLLRRYSDAGREIDFRSDEDLLRLFESHRDESGLMEFFGIINEVTNNDLKYGKGISSWAFSLENHEIRMDMRSESDYKLSNERSGRGTENLIQRIAKLEGKLEMSLLENVYSIKLRIQAGRFLAV; encoded by the coding sequence ATGTTCAAGGCCGGGAAGATCCGTACATATCGATCCGTTTGGATTTTTCCCTTCTTTCTGTTTCTGCAAACCTGCGGTCCGCTTCTCTATACGGAAAAACCTCCTCTCGTCCAAGCGGGAGTTTTGGATCTTCGGCCGGGATGGGATTTTTCTTCCAAGGGACATCTAAGTCTCGACGGAGATTGGCTGTTCGATTGGGGTCGACTTTATTCCGACTTATTGCGGGAAGAGAAAAAGAATTCCTCCCGTTCCGACACGAATCAAGCGATTCCCTTTTATGCGAACGTTCCGGATGCTTGGAACAATTATGGAATGGAAGGAAAAAAGTTTCCGAGCTTCGGCTATGCGACGTATCGTATGACGCTTCTTCTCGAAAAGCCCGAAGAAACGATGGCCGTAAAAATGCTCGAAGCGGCAACCGCTTACAATCTGTACGTAAACGGTGAAAGGGTTTTATCCAGCGGAGAAGTGGGAACCTCTTCGGAATCGAGTCGCCCTTTATATCGTCCCGCTGTCAGCCGTCCGTTCCGTTTGGAGAAAAAGAACGAGATCGCGATCGAGGTTTCCAATTTCGCTCATTCCAAAGGAGGAGTTTGGGCCAAGGTTATTTTAGGGAAACATTCCGAGCTCGTCACGCTTCGGGAAAGAACGATCTGGCTGGATCTTTTTATCACGGGCGGATTGTTGATCGGAGTTTTCTATCATCTCAGTTTATTTTCCCTTTTGCGAAGGGAACTTTCTCATTTATTCTTTGCACTGATAGGAATCGTCGCGATCGTTCGAATCGTTTTAACGGGTGAACGTTTGCTTTATACTTTATTTCCGAAGTTCGATTTCAATCTAGGATACCGTTTGGAACTTCTTTCGGTTTATATCGGCGGTTTCATTCTGGCGTTATTTATACGTTCCATGTTTCCGAACGAATTCAATCGGAAGATTTTGTACACGTTCGGATTCGCATTCTCCGTTCTTTCCCTGAGCGTAGTGGCAACGGACTTGGCTGTTTATTCCAAAACGCTTCCGATCTTCAGTTTGTTCGTATTTCTGGAATGTATCTACATCGTTTACGTTTTGATTCGCGCCATCGTCAATCGACGCGTGGGAGCCTGGATCGGACTGATGATTTGCATTCTTCTGTTTATAATCATTGTAAACGATTTATTATATGCGAATATGGTGATAAACACCTCGTATTTCATCTCGTACGGAATTTCCATCTTCTTTGTAGCGCAGGCATTCATCATTTCGAAACAGTTCGCGATCTCTTTTTATCTCTCCCAGAAACTTTCGGCGGATCTCCAAACGTCGAACGATCGATTGATTTCTTTGGATAAACTCAAGGATGAGTTTCTTGCGACCACCTCCCACGAACTCAGAACTCCCTTGCAGGGAATTATAGGAATCGCCGATTCCCTCAAACGTGGAGCGGCGGGAGAATTGACGCCTTTCGTGGAACGTCAGTTGAAGATGATCGTCGCAAGCGGACAACGTCTCGCCAATCTGGTCAACGATATACAGGATTTTTCCAAGCTCAAACACAGCGATCTCAATCTACGAAGAATTCCGGTCGACATCAAACAGGCGGCGGACTTCACTCTGGAACTCAATCGAGTCAACGTGGATCTTTCCAAAATCCAATTGTTAAACGAAATCGAAAACGACTTCCCTCCTTTGTGGGCGGACGAGGATCGGCTTCAGCAGATTCTCCAGAATTTAATCGGAAATGCGATCAAGTTTACAGAATCCGGCAGGATCTCCGTAAGCGCTAAGATCGTTAACAACCGTTATGCGGAGATCAGCGTCACGGACACGGGAATCGGAATCCCTCTCGATCAACAGGAAAGAATCTTCGAATTTTTTGAAAGAATCAACGCAGGCGATTCCGGAAGCGCCGGAGGAACCGGACTCGGACTTACGATCAGCCGAGCCCTCGTTTCCCTTCACGGCGGAGAGATAAAAGTCGAATCGACTTCGGGCGCGGGTTCCCGCTTCTACTTTACGATCCCGCTCGCGATCGAAAACGAACACTCGAAAGAGTCCAAAAAACAAAGTCGTTTAACAAAATTCGTTTCCTCTACGAGCGCGGAGGATCCGGTACAAAGTCTCATCTCCGCAAGAAACGGATCCGATTCTAAGATTCGAATCCTCGCCGTGGACGACGAACCCGTAAATCTGGAAGTGATACAGAATTATCTTTCCCTCGCAAACATGGAGTGTCTCGTCGTAAAGAGCGGTTTCCGCGCCCTGGAAATTTTGAAACACGATTCCGATTTCGGCGCGGTGATTTTGGACGTGATGATGCCCCGCCTTTCCGGTTTGGAAGTCGCGAAAGAAATCAGGAAGACGTTCGATTCTTTCGAACTTCCGATTCTGATGTTGTCCGCTAAAAACAGGGATTCCGACCTGATCTCCGCATTGAACGCGGGCGCAAACGACTATCTCGTAAAACCCTTCGATTTCGTACAACTGATGAGCCGTATCAACAATCTTCTCGAACTCGCCCAGGGTCGTAAAAAACGTCTTGAACACGAAAACGAAAAACGGGAAGCGATTCATCAGGTCAGACAAAGGATCAACATCGATCTGCACGATCACTTAGGCGCGAAGCTGATCGATCTGAAATTTCTCTCCGAAGAGCTTCTCAGCGGAAAGATACAACCCGATCGAACGCTCATCGAAAAAATACACGGCTCGATCAACCAATCGATCGGAATGTTAAGGGAACAGATGCTCCGTATCGAAGACTTGAACCTCGTCTCCGAAAATTTCATCGCGGGAGTCAACCTCGTTCTCCTCAGACGTTACTCGGACGCTGGAAGGGAAATCGATTTTCGATCCGACGAAGACCTACTCCGTCTTTTCGAATCGCATCGCGACGAATCGGGTCTGATGGAATTTTTCGGAATCATCAACGAGGTTACGAACAACGACCTCAAATACGGAAAAGGAATTTCAAGCTGGGCCTTCTCTTTAGAAAATCATGAAATTCGAATGGATATGAGATCGGAATCGGATTATAAACTCTCCAACGAACGATCCGGAAGAGGAACCGAAAACCTGATCCAAAGGATTGCGAAACTAGAAGGAAAGCTTGAAATGTCCCTTTTAGAAAACGTATATTCCATAAAATTAAGAATTCAAGCCGGCCGTTTTTTAGCGGTTTAA
- a CDS encoding MarR family winged helix-turn-helix transcriptional regulator, which translates to MKEKISKPTIDSWAAGLKFYSAASSKIESELAKTKAISLTWYDVLYSVYTKPKRRSRMSDIAQEIILSKSALTRSVDKLVAEGFLKREKSEEDAREFIVEITSSGIQALKDSWPIYEEGIRELFASKLTSKETGELLRIFRKLNRSSS; encoded by the coding sequence ATGAAGGAAAAAATCTCCAAACCGACCATAGATTCCTGGGCCGCCGGATTGAAATTTTACTCAGCCGCTTCCTCCAAAATCGAATCGGAGCTCGCGAAAACCAAGGCGATTTCCCTTACTTGGTACGACGTTCTCTACTCGGTTTATACGAAACCCAAAAGAAGATCCAGAATGTCCGACATCGCGCAGGAAATCATCCTCAGTAAAAGCGCTTTGACCCGCTCGGTGGACAAACTGGTAGCCGAGGGTTTTTTAAAACGGGAAAAAAGCGAAGAAGACGCTCGGGAATTCATCGTGGAAATCACATCCTCCGGAATCCAAGCTCTCAAAGATTCCTGGCCGATCTACGAAGAAGGAATCCGCGAACTTTTCGCATCCAAGCTTACGTCCAAAGAAACCGGAGAATTGCTTCGAATATTCAGGAAATTGAATCGGAGTTCGTCTTAA
- a CDS encoding SnoaL-like domain-containing protein, with translation MSTETQTIQKNVTKLNEMILAGEVIKAFEEFYHPNVVMQENTQNPTVGFEANLAREKDFVSKVKWNHAAVLSSIIDDEKNRSVVEWEIDYVHKEWGHIKTTQASVQTWKDGKIIHERFYYSVN, from the coding sequence ATGAGTACCGAAACCCAAACCATCCAGAAGAACGTGACCAAACTGAACGAAATGATTCTTGCCGGAGAAGTAATCAAAGCCTTCGAAGAATTCTATCATCCGAACGTCGTGATGCAGGAAAACACGCAAAACCCGACCGTAGGTTTTGAAGCCAATCTCGCGAGAGAAAAGGACTTCGTTTCCAAAGTGAAATGGAATCACGCGGCCGTACTGAGTTCGATCATTGACGACGAAAAAAACAGAAGCGTCGTCGAATGGGAAATCGATTACGTTCATAAGGAATGGGGTCATATCAAAACGACGCAAGCAAGCGTACAAACTTGGAAGGATGGAAAGATCATCCACGAGCGTTTTTACTACTCGGTCAACTGA
- a CDS encoding helix-turn-helix domain-containing protein: protein MSPRKNKPPMLALSDVVERRDRFFYIGRLEDLPPNFQEYDSAHRHSYFALFFFEKGEGIHTIDFQEFTIEPNSLFFLKPGQVHSWKFSNPVKGYALKISPEFYSERGETLSSLREFPFFSFAPGLSKIGIDDVSRLNSDFQRLLEEFVSDNDQKMLFALTQVALYQAKKEYARGFDARTDSGKSETVVSFQSLLEENFLRERNTTFYSRKIGIAPNTLNRICHESLGKSVKAVIHDRILLEIKRLLLHSNLNITQISYELGFEDNAYFSRYFKSKSGISPEKFRESRTKNTTK, encoded by the coding sequence ATGTCTCCGAGAAAAAACAAACCTCCGATGCTCGCTCTTTCCGACGTCGTTGAACGACGGGATCGTTTTTTCTATATAGGGCGTTTGGAGGATCTTCCGCCTAACTTTCAAGAATACGATAGCGCGCATCGTCATTCTTACTTTGCGCTTTTTTTCTTTGAGAAAGGAGAAGGCATTCATACGATCGATTTTCAGGAATTTACGATCGAGCCGAACTCATTGTTCTTTTTAAAACCGGGTCAGGTTCATTCTTGGAAATTTTCAAATCCGGTGAAGGGTTACGCGTTGAAAATCTCTCCCGAATTCTATTCGGAACGGGGAGAAACTCTTTCTTCCTTACGCGAATTTCCTTTTTTCTCCTTTGCACCCGGTTTGTCCAAAATCGGAATCGATGACGTTTCGAGATTGAACTCCGACTTTCAAAGACTTTTGGAAGAGTTCGTATCGGATAACGATCAAAAAATGCTTTTCGCATTAACGCAGGTTGCGCTTTATCAGGCGAAAAAAGAATACGCCCGTGGATTCGACGCCCGAACGGATTCGGGAAAATCCGAAACGGTGGTTTCGTTTCAGAGTCTATTGGAAGAGAATTTTTTGAGGGAACGCAACACTACCTTCTATTCGAGAAAAATCGGAATCGCACCCAACACGCTCAACCGGATCTGTCACGAATCTCTCGGTAAGTCGGTCAAAGCAGTCATCCACGATCGGATTCTTCTCGAAATCAAACGGCTTCTGCTACATTCGAATTTGAATATTACGCAAATATCATACGAACTCGGATTCGAGGATAACGCGTATTTCAGCCGGTATTTTAAATCGAAGTCCGGGATCTCGCCGGAAAAGTTTCGGGAATCGCGGACGAAAAACACAACAAAATAG
- a CDS encoding DoxX family protein, whose translation MVDKFFHTEASWILTCLRITLGVVMLPHGLQKLFGWFGGFGFGATMNFFSSQGIPSLVAFLVIVAESFGALGLILGFCTKLSAFGIALTMIGAAFFVREHGFFMNWFGNQGGEGFEYHILAIGIAIALLFEGGGAFSIDALIAEKFE comes from the coding sequence ATGGTCGATAAATTCTTTCATACGGAAGCCAGTTGGATTCTTACCTGTTTGAGAATCACGTTAGGCGTTGTTATGCTTCCTCACGGATTGCAGAAACTTTTCGGATGGTTCGGAGGTTTCGGCTTCGGAGCCACGATGAACTTTTTCTCTTCTCAGGGAATCCCTTCCTTGGTCGCGTTTCTTGTGATCGTCGCCGAATCCTTCGGTGCGCTCGGTTTGATCCTCGGATTTTGTACGAAACTTTCCGCGTTCGGAATCGCGCTGACGATGATCGGAGCCGCATTCTTTGTCAGGGAACACGGATTCTTTATGAACTGGTTCGGCAACCAAGGCGGAGAAGGTTTCGAATACCACATTCTTGCGATCGGAATCGCGATCGCGTTGTTGTTCGAAGGAGGCGGAGCGTTTTCGATAGACGCTTTGATCGCGGAGAAGTTCGAATAA
- a CDS encoding patatin-like phospholipase family protein, whose translation MKIPEAKGSKRALLVEGGGMKGAFAGGALHSLHTLVSPKHFDLVVAVSSGACSAAYYVTMPKPEPEKSLKTLAIWYFELAGRKLISPFHPFRGKTFLDQEYLVDDLFGSKYPLPAENFEKFGLPEFRVAVSNLQTRTIEYVRATSSNIFDLLKAATSLPIATRGKHRVDGRLYSDAAVLNPLPLEDLIEAGYKDITVVLNSPVERVSPPFSMLTSLLSFPKDWRMAKLMNRWHHHHFNLAREVAQKPPKGVRIHTISPDDPLPVTLVTTNGSKLKKTVDLGIDKGEEIGRLLLKLFTQSKNGKKASESNGTGSVKKRNVVTVSNTVKTAKNRIRLTNPKKKSATKRKKSK comes from the coding sequence ATGAAAATTCCAGAAGCCAAAGGAAGTAAACGCGCCCTTTTAGTGGAGGGCGGCGGTATGAAGGGGGCATTTGCCGGAGGAGCATTACATTCTTTGCATACTCTGGTCTCACCCAAACATTTCGATCTAGTGGTAGCGGTTTCGTCCGGAGCTTGTTCCGCCGCGTATTACGTGACTATGCCCAAACCGGAACCGGAAAAAAGTCTCAAGACTCTCGCGATCTGGTATTTCGAACTTGCCGGAAGAAAGTTGATTTCACCGTTTCATCCGTTCCGCGGAAAAACGTTTCTCGATCAGGAATATCTCGTGGACGATCTGTTCGGTTCGAAATATCCTCTGCCTGCGGAGAATTTCGAAAAGTTCGGCCTTCCCGAATTTCGAGTCGCGGTCAGCAACCTTCAAACAAGAACCATCGAATACGTGCGCGCAACCTCTTCGAATATATTCGATCTTTTGAAAGCGGCCACATCGCTTCCGATCGCGACTCGCGGAAAACACAGAGTCGACGGACGTTTGTATTCCGATGCGGCGGTCCTCAATCCTCTTCCCTTGGAGGATCTGATCGAAGCGGGATACAAAGATATTACGGTTGTCTTAAATTCTCCCGTGGAAAGGGTTTCGCCGCCGTTTAGTATGCTTACCAGTCTTCTTTCCTTTCCTAAGGACTGGAGAATGGCGAAGTTGATGAATCGCTGGCATCATCATCATTTCAATCTCGCACGGGAAGTCGCGCAGAAACCTCCCAAAGGCGTGCGGATTCATACGATTTCACCGGATGATCCGTTGCCCGTAACCCTCGTAACGACGAACGGTTCCAAACTCAAAAAGACGGTGGATCTGGGAATCGATAAGGGAGAAGAAATCGGCAGACTTTTGTTGAAACTGTTTACCCAAAGCAAGAACGGCAAGAAAGCGAGCGAATCGAATGGAACGGGTTCCGTAAAAAAAAGGAACGTCGTAACCGTTTCCAATACGGTCAAAACCGCTAAAAATCGAATTCGTTTAACAAATCCCAAAAAGAAATCGGCGACCAAAAGAAAAAAATCCAAATAG
- a CDS encoding lysophospholipid acyltransferase family protein, with translation MNSKRKRAQKETKQPKRKYDAPDAEPGVHPGSSHRVRKLLRWFGNIYGSLLYKTELIGIENVPKEGTVLVLVKHQRNDDIPVGLAKGLYKARWDIWAIMKDSMADPKFFDFFLKCGGIPLNRLEPRKSKRDLLFAKKVLYNGNMLVIFPEQTTVPYKMGKGRPGAFRFIVGKPEAPLPVLCLGLDYRPRGFFRRTKLTIRIGELKYLNPNQDPEEFLHERMHEIASLTNMTYPFEFKKAKLESFEEPDTQAVESIV, from the coding sequence ATGAATTCGAAACGAAAACGCGCTCAAAAAGAAACGAAACAACCCAAACGAAAATACGACGCACCCGACGCGGAACCGGGAGTGCATCCGGGAAGCTCTCACAGAGTTCGGAAACTTCTCCGTTGGTTCGGAAACATCTACGGAAGTCTTTTGTATAAGACCGAGCTGATCGGGATCGAAAACGTTCCCAAAGAAGGGACCGTACTCGTGCTCGTAAAACACCAGCGCAACGACGACATTCCCGTTGGACTCGCCAAAGGACTTTATAAAGCGCGCTGGGACATCTGGGCGATCATGAAGGACTCGATGGCCGATCCTAAATTTTTCGACTTCTTTTTAAAATGCGGGGGAATTCCCCTCAACAGACTCGAACCGCGCAAAAGCAAACGCGACCTTCTTTTTGCAAAGAAGGTTTTGTACAACGGAAATATGCTCGTGATTTTTCCGGAACAAACCACCGTCCCTTATAAGATGGGAAAGGGAAGACCCGGAGCGTTTCGTTTTATCGTCGGAAAACCGGAAGCCCCCCTCCCCGTTTTGTGTTTAGGACTGGACTATAGACCGAGGGGATTTTTTCGTAGAACGAAACTAACGATTCGAATCGGAGAATTGAAGTATCTGAATCCGAATCAGGACCCGGAAGAATTTCTACACGAACGTATGCACGAAATCGCCTCGCTCACGAACATGACATATCCATTCGAATTCAAAAAAGCTAAATTAGAAAGTTTTGAAGAACCGGACACACAGGCGGTCGAATCCATCGTATGA